The following proteins are encoded in a genomic region of Nonomuraea muscovyensis:
- a CDS encoding Ig domain-containing protein, with amino-acid sequence MKRLAVAVLLLLTSITTVGARPAHALSAAQVVDLFGRTVNDFGVRLVDWEGYLANPYVKLTVRPPQDARFPVTIDLKAEGTSRLMMDLPSELTATGATKTLTFAAASESKVFRLAIHSRRAPGQDEFHTLRLAIRDAAGATHQQSMPIMVQQDQKTALEPTVPVTFDYRHDTITRYFSDPAVRTASEEAVKDWFRFFDLQPFDTVPAGAETNHLPGNDWQNTVDVTNDRAYNGMYVHFRGIQTPYSTGYPADNGRYHTRGGQQVPGPIHRSTAMILEYDEANKQLFTSLADEDWYRTDIRGSVLDVHGLVMHEYGHAVAFHSDWAGMRSYVADQGAGDQDVIRYQGHAVPLDTSYHIPGEESSWDRLSGQSGGWTHLFPTRRWMLTKLALLVAENAGWKLNRNLTPFLEPAIVTTALPQATPGQVYRQTLTAKGGVPFYDWQVTGGALPPGLSLDRFTGTVSGTPTTAGTFGFTVRLRDYDELSTPVTRTFQLVVGGSGGANLAASATASASYTSPWESVAAINDGVDPARSNDTANPRWGTWPQTGAQWADLTWPSAQTVRSAEVYFFDDGGGVRVPASWKLQQWNGTAYVDIPGAYPRAPDAYNRVTFTGVTTTRLRVALESGQGSVGLLEVKAYG; translated from the coding sequence ATGAAGCGATTAGCCGTCGCGGTCCTGCTCCTGCTCACCTCCATCACCACCGTCGGCGCGCGCCCCGCGCACGCGCTGTCGGCGGCGCAGGTCGTCGACCTGTTCGGCCGCACCGTCAACGACTTCGGCGTCCGGCTCGTGGACTGGGAGGGCTACCTGGCCAACCCGTACGTCAAGCTCACGGTCAGGCCGCCGCAGGACGCGCGGTTCCCCGTCACGATCGACCTCAAGGCCGAGGGCACCTCCCGGCTGATGATGGACCTGCCCAGCGAGCTCACCGCCACGGGCGCGACCAAGACCCTGACCTTCGCCGCCGCCTCGGAGTCGAAGGTGTTCCGGCTCGCCATCCACTCCAGGCGGGCGCCCGGTCAGGACGAGTTCCACACGCTCAGGCTGGCGATCAGGGACGCCGCCGGCGCGACGCACCAGCAGAGCATGCCGATCATGGTGCAGCAGGACCAGAAGACCGCCCTCGAACCCACCGTCCCGGTCACCTTCGACTACCGCCACGACACCATCACCCGATACTTCTCCGACCCCGCCGTGCGCACCGCCTCCGAGGAGGCGGTCAAGGACTGGTTCAGGTTCTTCGACCTGCAGCCGTTCGACACGGTCCCGGCCGGCGCGGAGACCAACCACCTGCCGGGCAACGACTGGCAGAACACCGTCGACGTCACCAACGACCGGGCCTACAACGGCATGTACGTCCACTTCCGCGGCATCCAGACCCCGTACTCGACCGGCTACCCCGCCGACAACGGCCGCTACCACACCCGGGGCGGCCAGCAGGTCCCCGGCCCGATCCACCGCTCGACCGCGATGATCCTCGAGTACGACGAGGCGAACAAGCAGCTCTTCACCTCCCTCGCCGACGAGGACTGGTACCGGACCGACATCCGCGGCTCCGTGCTGGACGTGCACGGCCTGGTCATGCACGAGTACGGCCACGCCGTCGCCTTCCACAGCGACTGGGCCGGGATGCGCTCCTACGTGGCGGACCAGGGCGCCGGCGACCAGGACGTCATCCGCTACCAGGGCCACGCCGTGCCGCTCGACACCAGCTACCACATCCCCGGCGAGGAGAGCTCCTGGGACCGCCTCAGCGGGCAGAGCGGCGGCTGGACCCACCTGTTCCCCACCCGCAGGTGGATGCTCACCAAGCTGGCCCTGCTGGTGGCCGAGAACGCCGGCTGGAAGCTCAACCGGAACCTCACCCCGTTCCTCGAACCGGCCATCGTCACCACCGCGCTGCCCCAGGCGACGCCCGGCCAGGTCTACCGGCAGACGCTCACGGCCAAGGGCGGCGTCCCGTTCTACGACTGGCAGGTGACCGGCGGCGCGCTGCCCCCCGGGCTCAGTCTCGACCGCTTCACCGGAACCGTCAGCGGCACCCCCACCACGGCCGGGACCTTCGGCTTCACCGTCCGCCTGCGCGACTACGACGAGCTGAGCACCCCGGTGACCCGGACGTTCCAGCTCGTCGTGGGCGGCTCGGGCGGCGCCAACCTGGCCGCCTCCGCCACCGCGTCGGCCTCGTACACCTCCCCGTGGGAGAGCGTCGCGGCGATCAACGACGGCGTGGACCCGGCCCGGTCCAACGACACCGCCAACCCCCGCTGGGGCACCTGGCCGCAGACGGGCGCCCAGTGGGCCGACCTGACCTGGCCGTCCGCGCAGACCGTCAGGTCGGCGGAGGTGTACTTCTTCGACGACGGCGGCGGGGTGCGGGTGCCCGCCTCCTGGAAGCTCCAGCAGTGGAACGGCACCGCCTACGTGGACATCCCGGGCGCCTACCCGCGGGCGCCGGACGCCTACAACCGGGTGACGTTCACCGGCGTGACCACGACCCGGCTGCGGGTCGCGCTGGAGAGCGGCCAGGGCTCGGTCGGCCTGCTCGAAGTCAAGGCGTACGGATGA
- a CDS encoding S8 family serine peptidase produces the protein MPHTPRRRSILTGITGMIAALTLTLPQGVAHAAPEPDKINAAVQAELAEDGKSTFWVRLKGAADLGAARRASTKDDKAELVYEAKTAKATSSQAGLRKLLDAQDADYTSFWIVNAVQVTAGPKLAAEIARLDEVKSIEPVRAVALPKPDPAKAEAKVNAVEWNIDRIGAPRVWEELGNRGEGIVVANIDTGVQFDHPDLAASYRGRSAEGVLDHDYNWFDPARVCPTSAPCDNNGHGTHTMGTMAGANGIGVAPGVKWVAAKGCELNTCTDASLLAAGQWVLAPTDLSGANPRPDLAPDIVNNSWGGDGFDPWYKETVEAWVAAGIFPAFSNGNEGPACRTSGSPGQYATSYSAGGFDVNNALYNRSSKGEGENGEIKPNISAPAVSVRSSVPGGSYASYTGTSMASPHVAATVALIWSAAPALQGDVAGTRPLLDTTAIDVSDTSCGGTAADNNVWGEGRLDAYAAVRTAPADQVGDLAGTVTSGGAPVAGATVAITGPLTRTVVTGADGRYAVPRLIPGEYEISTEKFGYARGTATATVVAGQSATADVTMARQPQAVLSGTVTTAGTPEAGATVAASGTPVSTVTDAAGRYRLTLPHGEYTVVVTPGSRCARGASVGLTLGGDQTQDVELGLRGDNFGYTCKSGAEPYVAGTEKLALTGDDEAQQVTLPFPVPFYGTGQSRAWISTNGFATFAADRVVSGSNGRIPTTGTPNNAVYPYWDDLVADAESGVYTAVVGTAPHRQFAIEWRNVKYYNDTAQRISFVALLGEDGTVSYRYKGVDSQRDQGTSATVGVENATGTDAMLYSYEEAALSDGMSLTFTASRHGLVTGVVTDANDGDPLPGATVKVGDVATLTTGADGAFYGQVPAGDYEVEVSKEHYGTFTKPVTVTPAAPARIDTALVTGRVSASLGELTVVMPGEASRSRTFELTNLGSPTAYTVTADPVSSWLGVTPAAGELAKGQQAALKVTVSSAGVQAGTVRTGKLVIRSASGRQPVIEVKVSVVVPKHQVAVDVGASRGLVDAAGDSWTADRKYAQGGHGYVATQNRTHSTSRTITGTDDQALFRTAREGMLEYRFDNVPAGTYTIELGFADTRSTKIGKRVFDVLAEGQLVLPALDLALEVGTYTAVSRQYTVEVTDGQLNLRFATREGSPIVNAIRVSERPDRNAS, from the coding sequence GTGCCGCACACCCCCCGCCGGCGATCGATCCTGACCGGGATCACCGGGATGATCGCCGCCCTCACCCTCACGCTCCCGCAGGGGGTCGCCCACGCGGCCCCCGAACCGGACAAGATCAACGCCGCCGTCCAGGCCGAGCTGGCCGAGGACGGCAAATCCACCTTCTGGGTACGCCTCAAGGGCGCGGCCGACCTCGGCGCCGCCCGCCGGGCGAGCACCAAGGACGACAAGGCCGAGCTCGTCTACGAGGCCAAGACCGCCAAGGCGACGTCGTCCCAGGCCGGCCTGCGCAAGCTGCTGGACGCGCAGGACGCCGACTACACCTCGTTCTGGATCGTCAACGCCGTCCAGGTGACGGCCGGGCCCAAGCTGGCCGCCGAGATCGCGCGGCTCGACGAGGTCAAGAGCATCGAGCCGGTCCGCGCCGTGGCCCTGCCCAAGCCCGACCCGGCCAAGGCCGAGGCCAAGGTCAACGCCGTCGAGTGGAACATCGACCGGATCGGCGCCCCCCGCGTGTGGGAGGAACTGGGCAACCGCGGCGAGGGCATCGTCGTCGCCAACATCGACACCGGCGTCCAGTTCGACCATCCCGACCTGGCCGCCTCCTACCGCGGCCGCAGCGCCGAGGGCGTCCTCGACCACGACTACAACTGGTTCGACCCCGCCCGCGTCTGCCCGACCTCCGCGCCGTGCGACAACAACGGCCACGGCACCCACACCATGGGCACCATGGCCGGCGCGAACGGCATCGGCGTCGCGCCGGGCGTCAAGTGGGTCGCCGCCAAGGGCTGCGAGCTCAACACCTGCACCGACGCCTCGCTGCTCGCCGCCGGCCAGTGGGTGCTCGCCCCCACCGACCTGAGCGGCGCGAACCCGCGCCCCGACCTCGCCCCCGACATCGTCAACAACTCCTGGGGCGGCGACGGCTTCGACCCCTGGTACAAGGAGACCGTCGAGGCGTGGGTCGCCGCCGGTATCTTCCCGGCCTTCTCCAACGGCAACGAGGGGCCCGCCTGCCGCACCAGCGGCTCGCCCGGCCAGTACGCGACCAGCTACAGCGCGGGCGGGTTCGACGTCAACAACGCGCTCTACAACCGCTCCAGCAAGGGCGAGGGCGAGAACGGCGAGATCAAGCCCAACATCTCCGCCCCCGCCGTCAGCGTCCGCTCCTCGGTGCCCGGCGGCTCGTACGCCTCCTACACCGGCACGTCGATGGCCTCCCCGCACGTGGCGGCCACCGTCGCGCTGATCTGGTCGGCCGCGCCCGCCCTGCAGGGTGACGTCGCGGGGACCCGGCCGCTGCTCGACACCACGGCGATCGACGTCTCCGACACCAGTTGCGGCGGCACCGCGGCCGACAACAACGTCTGGGGCGAGGGCCGTCTCGACGCCTACGCCGCCGTCCGGACCGCCCCGGCCGACCAGGTCGGCGACCTCGCCGGCACCGTCACCTCCGGCGGCGCCCCCGTGGCCGGCGCCACGGTCGCCATCACCGGCCCGCTGACCCGCACCGTCGTCACCGGCGCCGACGGCCGCTACGCCGTGCCCCGGCTGATCCCGGGCGAGTACGAGATCTCCACCGAGAAGTTCGGCTACGCCCGCGGCACCGCGACGGCCACCGTCGTCGCCGGCCAGAGCGCCACCGCCGACGTCACCATGGCCCGGCAGCCCCAGGCCGTCCTGTCCGGCACCGTCACCACGGCGGGCACGCCCGAGGCGGGCGCCACCGTGGCGGCCTCCGGCACGCCGGTCAGCACGGTCACCGACGCCGCCGGCCGCTACCGGCTCACGCTGCCGCACGGCGAGTACACCGTCGTCGTCACCCCCGGCTCCCGCTGCGCCCGCGGCGCGTCCGTCGGGCTGACCCTCGGCGGCGACCAGACGCAGGACGTGGAGCTCGGCCTGCGCGGCGACAACTTCGGCTACACCTGCAAGAGCGGCGCCGAGCCGTACGTCGCCGGCACCGAGAAGCTGGCACTCACCGGTGACGACGAGGCCCAGCAGGTCACCCTGCCCTTCCCGGTGCCCTTCTACGGCACCGGCCAGAGCAGGGCGTGGATCAGCACCAACGGCTTCGCCACCTTCGCCGCCGACCGCGTCGTCAGCGGCAGCAACGGCCGCATCCCGACCACGGGCACGCCCAACAACGCCGTCTACCCGTACTGGGACGACCTCGTCGCCGATGCCGAGAGCGGCGTCTACACCGCGGTCGTCGGCACCGCCCCGCACCGGCAGTTCGCCATCGAGTGGCGCAACGTCAAGTACTACAACGACACCGCGCAGCGGATCTCCTTCGTCGCCCTGCTGGGCGAGGACGGCACCGTCAGCTACCGCTACAAGGGCGTCGACAGCCAGCGCGACCAGGGCACCAGCGCCACCGTCGGCGTCGAGAACGCCACCGGCACCGACGCGATGCTCTACTCCTACGAGGAGGCCGCCCTGTCCGACGGGATGAGCCTGACCTTCACCGCCAGCCGGCACGGCCTCGTCACCGGTGTCGTCACCGACGCCAACGACGGCGACCCGCTGCCCGGCGCGACGGTCAAGGTGGGCGACGTGGCCACCTTGACCACGGGCGCCGACGGCGCGTTCTACGGCCAGGTGCCCGCGGGCGACTACGAGGTCGAGGTGTCCAAGGAGCACTACGGCACCTTCACCAAGCCCGTCACCGTCACCCCTGCCGCGCCGGCGAGGATCGACACCGCGCTGGTCACCGGCCGGGTCAGCGCCTCGCTCGGGGAGCTCACGGTGGTGATGCCGGGCGAGGCGAGCCGCAGCCGCACCTTCGAGCTGACCAACCTCGGCTCGCCGACCGCCTACACCGTCACGGCCGACCCCGTGTCGAGCTGGCTCGGCGTGACGCCCGCGGCGGGCGAGCTGGCCAAGGGGCAGCAGGCCGCGCTCAAGGTGACCGTCTCCAGCGCCGGAGTCCAGGCGGGCACCGTCCGCACCGGCAAGCTGGTCATCCGCTCGGCCAGCGGCCGGCAGCCGGTCATCGAGGTCAAGGTGTCGGTCGTGGTGCCCAAGCACCAGGTCGCCGTGGACGTCGGCGCGAGCAGGGGTCTGGTGGACGCCGCCGGCGACTCCTGGACGGCCGACCGGAAGTACGCCCAGGGCGGCCACGGCTACGTCGCCACCCAGAACCGGACGCACTCCACGTCCAGGACCATCACCGGCACGGACGACCAGGCGTTGTTCAGGACGGCCCGCGAGGGCATGCTCGAATACCGCTTCGACAACGTCCCGGCCGGCACCTACACCATCGAGCTCGGCTTCGCCGACACCCGGTCGACGAAGATCGGCAAGCGCGTCTTCGACGTGCTGGCCGAGGGACAGCTCGTGCTGCCGGCACTGGACCTGGCCCTGGAGGTCGGCACGTACACGGCCGTCAGCAGGCAGTACACGGTGGAGGTCACCGACGGCCAGCTCAACCTGCGCTTCGCCACACGTGAGGGCTCGCCCATCGTGAACGCGATCCGCGTCTCCGAGCGTCCGGACCGCAACGCGTCCTGA
- a CDS encoding carbohydrate ABC transporter permease — protein MTALATPEKTRPRGVAPTAGLRRPRRYGRVLLYAGLLLGAIPTILPFVWLVRSALMADSQMFVAPPEWIPRPFLWSNFGEALTAQPFALYLLNTVIIAVVCVIGTVFTCSVAAFSFSRLRWKGRNVVFAALLSAVMLPYAVTIIPTFVMWERLGAIDTFAPLTVPAWFAGAGGGVFNVFLLRQFFLTIPFELDEAAYIDGASPWRVYWTVVMPLSKPAIVVVTIFTFIGTWNDFLGPLLYLQSEEKYTLSLGLASFQSLFITQWGYLMAASAAMIAPIIALFFFLQRYFIEGVTLTGIKN, from the coding sequence ATGACCGCGCTCGCCACGCCGGAGAAGACCCGCCCCCGCGGCGTCGCGCCGACCGCCGGCCTGCGCCGGCCGCGCAGGTACGGCAGGGTCCTGCTGTACGCCGGGCTGCTGCTGGGCGCGATCCCGACGATCCTGCCGTTCGTGTGGCTGGTGCGCAGCGCGCTGATGGCCGACAGCCAGATGTTCGTCGCCCCGCCGGAGTGGATCCCGCGGCCCTTCCTGTGGTCCAACTTCGGCGAGGCGCTCACCGCCCAGCCGTTCGCCCTCTACCTGCTCAACACGGTGATCATCGCGGTCGTCTGCGTCATCGGCACCGTGTTCACCTGCTCGGTGGCGGCCTTCAGCTTCTCGCGGCTGCGCTGGAAGGGCCGCAACGTCGTCTTCGCGGCGCTGCTGAGCGCGGTGATGCTGCCGTACGCGGTGACGATCATCCCGACGTTCGTCATGTGGGAACGGCTGGGCGCCATCGACACGTTCGCCCCGCTGACCGTGCCGGCCTGGTTCGCGGGCGCGGGCGGCGGCGTGTTCAACGTGTTCCTGCTGCGGCAGTTCTTCCTGACGATCCCGTTCGAGCTGGACGAGGCCGCCTACATCGACGGCGCGTCCCCGTGGCGCGTCTACTGGACGGTCGTCATGCCGCTGTCCAAGCCGGCCATCGTGGTCGTCACGATCTTCACGTTCATCGGCACCTGGAACGACTTCCTCGGCCCGCTGCTGTACCTGCAGAGCGAGGAGAAGTACACGCTCTCGCTGGGGCTGGCCTCGTTCCAGAGCCTGTTCATCACGCAGTGGGGCTACCTGATGGCCGCCTCGGCCGCCATGATCGCCCCGATCATCGCACTGTTCTTCTTCCTGCAGCGCTACTTCATCGAAGGGGTCACCCTCACCGGCATCAAGAACTGA
- a CDS encoding extracellular solute-binding protein, with translation MNRRDLFRIGGLAALGAAAAACGGGGGSAPGTQLQFMYWGSTFEQKAVEKMLRQYEQKNAGVKVKPLFTPDEYDVKLNTLVASGRVPDVGYVPMAMSFRLAEQGKLVNLFPYLKKYPQLAGYLPDAYLWAARDNLHGLATANEIELLWYAKDAVAEAGIAPPPAAAASAWTWDQLVENAYKLTVDQNGKHPDESGFDPKQVRQFGISSSITYGAAWYGFLRSNGADFADEAGRRCLLDSPEAVKVFQNLQDLIYKHRVMPGPGQLAATGDDVPGTNILLKTKRVAMVVDGHWSLLDMNESKVNYGIGVLPRYGEPFTASQVAGATAVFAGGKHVEEAVELLAFHNDPRYVDLFKQGLWMPQERKYYEDQAAVDSWTKNAEHPPEFRTAVVDYAREHGLPDLRNRVKNMSAISSDVLTPALQEIESGKRPAADVLKQAAPKITSMLQGWQHTQEV, from the coding sequence ATGAATCGACGTGACCTCTTCAGGATCGGCGGGCTCGCGGCGCTCGGCGCGGCCGCCGCCGCGTGCGGCGGCGGTGGCGGCTCGGCGCCGGGCACGCAGTTGCAGTTCATGTACTGGGGCTCCACCTTCGAGCAGAAGGCCGTGGAGAAGATGCTGCGCCAGTACGAGCAGAAGAACGCGGGCGTCAAGGTCAAGCCGCTGTTCACCCCCGACGAGTACGACGTCAAGCTCAACACCCTGGTCGCCAGCGGCCGGGTGCCGGACGTCGGCTACGTGCCCATGGCCATGTCCTTCCGGCTGGCCGAGCAGGGCAAGCTGGTCAACCTCTTCCCGTACCTGAAGAAGTACCCGCAGCTCGCCGGCTACCTGCCCGACGCCTACCTGTGGGCCGCCCGGGACAACCTGCACGGCCTCGCCACGGCCAACGAGATCGAGCTGCTCTGGTACGCCAAGGACGCCGTCGCCGAGGCCGGCATCGCGCCGCCGCCCGCCGCCGCGGCCTCCGCCTGGACCTGGGACCAGCTCGTCGAGAACGCCTACAAGCTGACCGTCGACCAGAACGGCAAGCACCCCGACGAGTCCGGTTTCGACCCCAAGCAGGTCAGGCAGTTCGGCATCTCCAGCAGCATCACCTACGGCGCCGCCTGGTACGGCTTCCTGCGCAGCAACGGCGCCGACTTCGCCGACGAGGCCGGCAGGCGCTGCCTGCTGGACAGCCCCGAGGCGGTCAAGGTGTTCCAGAACCTGCAGGACCTCATCTACAAGCACCGCGTCATGCCCGGCCCCGGCCAGCTCGCCGCCACCGGCGACGACGTGCCGGGCACCAACATCCTGCTCAAGACCAAGCGGGTGGCCATGGTGGTGGACGGACACTGGTCGCTGCTCGACATGAACGAGAGCAAGGTGAACTACGGCATCGGCGTGCTGCCCAGGTACGGCGAGCCGTTCACGGCCAGCCAGGTCGCGGGTGCCACGGCGGTGTTCGCCGGCGGCAAGCACGTGGAGGAGGCGGTCGAGCTGCTGGCCTTCCACAACGACCCGCGCTACGTCGACCTGTTCAAGCAGGGCCTGTGGATGCCGCAGGAGAGGAAGTACTACGAGGACCAGGCCGCCGTGGACTCCTGGACCAAGAACGCCGAGCACCCGCCGGAGTTCAGGACCGCGGTCGTCGACTACGCCCGCGAGCACGGCCTGCCCGACCTGCGCAACCGGGTCAAGAACATGTCGGCGATCTCCAGCGACGTGCTCACCCCGGCGCTGCAGGAGATCGAGTCGGGCAAGCGGCCGGCCGCCGACGTGCTCAAGCAGGCCGCACCCAAGATCACCTCGATGCTGCAGGGCTGGCAGCACACGCAGGAGGTCTGA
- a CDS encoding carbohydrate ABC transporter permease — MRRYEARWGLLMALPAILGFVVFTVGPMIASLFFSLTEWQIGGEPTFVGVDNYVGLADDELFWKSLGVTTYYTLGAVPLTLVVSFAVAMLLNQKARGLAVWRTIFYLPTLVPAIANVVLWIWIFNPDFGLLNSLLRQAGLPTSQWVYSETTAIPSLIIMSTWGFGNTMVIFLAGLQGVPRHLYEAVSIDGGGPWRRFWHVTLPMMTPTIFYNLVVGVVGTFQVFTQAYVMTEGGPNNSTLFYVYYIFRKAFTESEMGYASALAWVLFMIIMVVTFLMFRNARRWVYYEMAGAR; from the coding sequence ATGCGGCGCTACGAGGCGCGCTGGGGCCTGCTGATGGCGTTGCCGGCGATCCTCGGGTTCGTCGTCTTCACCGTCGGCCCCATGATCGCCTCGCTGTTCTTCAGCCTGACGGAGTGGCAGATCGGCGGCGAGCCGACGTTCGTCGGCGTGGACAACTACGTCGGGCTCGCCGACGACGAGCTGTTCTGGAAGTCGCTCGGCGTCACCACCTACTACACGCTCGGCGCGGTGCCGCTCACGCTCGTCGTCAGCTTCGCGGTCGCCATGCTGCTCAACCAGAAGGCCCGCGGCCTGGCCGTCTGGCGGACGATCTTCTACCTGCCGACACTGGTGCCGGCCATCGCCAACGTGGTGCTCTGGATCTGGATCTTCAACCCGGACTTCGGGCTGCTCAACTCGCTGCTGCGCCAGGCCGGCCTGCCGACCTCGCAGTGGGTCTACAGCGAGACGACGGCGATCCCGTCGCTGATCATCATGAGCACCTGGGGCTTCGGCAACACCATGGTGATCTTCCTGGCCGGGTTGCAGGGGGTGCCCCGCCACCTGTACGAGGCGGTCTCGATCGACGGCGGCGGCCCGTGGCGGCGCTTCTGGCACGTGACGCTGCCGATGATGACGCCGACGATCTTCTACAACCTGGTGGTGGGCGTCGTCGGCACCTTCCAGGTCTTCACCCAGGCGTACGTGATGACCGAGGGCGGGCCCAACAACTCCACGCTCTTCTACGTCTACTACATCTTCCGCAAGGCCTTCACCGAGAGCGAGATGGGCTACGCCAGTGCCCTGGCCTGGGTGTTGTTCATGATCATCATGGTGGTGACGTTCCTGATGTTCCGCAACGCGCGCCGCTGGGTCTACTACGAGATGGCGGGCGCCCGATGA
- the ctaD gene encoding aa3-type cytochrome oxidase subunit I, which produces MTTHKPTTGEPLTSPLAPVKRQRRGAVIAAWLSTTDHKVIGYLYLVTSFAFFLIAGLMAMFIRAELLEPGLQVVSAQVYNQLFTMHGAVMLLLFATPLFAGFANVIMPLQIGAPDVAFPRLNAVAYWLFMFGGIITMWGFATPGGAADFGWFAYTPLSTVTFSPGIGGDLWIMGLTLAGLGTILGSVNFITTIICMRAPGMTMFRMPLFTWNTLLTSMLVLMAFPVLAAAMLALELDRKFGMHVYDAANGGPLLWQHLFWFFGHPEVYIIALPFFGIVTEVIPVFSRKPIFGYVGLVGATIAIAGLSMTVWAHHMFPTGQVLLPFFSFMTFLIAVPTGVKFFNWIGTMWRGHLTFETPMLFSVGFLVTFLLGGLTGVVLASPPLDFHITDTYFVVAHFHYVVFGTVVFAMFSGFYFWWPKMTGRMLDDRLGKVHFWMLFVGFHTTFLVQHWLGVAGFPRRYADYGAADGFTALNQLSSIGAFLLGLSTLPFLYNVWKTARHAPRVTVDDPWGFGNSLEWATSCPPPRHNFTFIPTIRSERPAFDLHHPRAVEQQRRAVEAGQREKQP; this is translated from the coding sequence GTGACGACACACAAGCCCACGACCGGCGAGCCGCTCACCTCGCCGCTGGCTCCTGTCAAAAGGCAGCGCAGGGGCGCGGTGATCGCCGCATGGCTCTCCACCACCGACCACAAGGTGATCGGCTACCTCTACCTGGTCACGTCGTTCGCGTTCTTCCTCATCGCCGGCCTGATGGCGATGTTCATCCGGGCCGAGCTGCTGGAGCCGGGCCTGCAGGTCGTCAGCGCCCAGGTCTACAACCAGCTCTTCACCATGCACGGCGCGGTCATGCTGCTGCTGTTCGCCACGCCGCTGTTCGCCGGGTTCGCCAACGTCATCATGCCGCTGCAGATCGGCGCGCCGGACGTGGCGTTCCCGCGGCTGAACGCGGTGGCGTACTGGCTGTTCATGTTCGGCGGGATCATCACGATGTGGGGGTTCGCCACGCCGGGCGGGGCGGCCGACTTCGGGTGGTTCGCCTACACACCGCTGTCGACGGTGACGTTCTCCCCGGGCATCGGCGGCGACCTGTGGATCATGGGGCTGACGCTGGCCGGCCTCGGCACGATCCTCGGCTCGGTCAACTTCATCACCACGATCATCTGCATGCGGGCGCCCGGGATGACGATGTTCCGGATGCCGCTGTTCACCTGGAACACGCTGCTGACCAGCATGCTCGTGCTGATGGCCTTCCCGGTGCTGGCGGCGGCGATGCTGGCGCTGGAGCTCGACCGCAAGTTCGGCATGCACGTCTACGACGCCGCGAACGGCGGGCCGCTGCTGTGGCAGCACCTGTTCTGGTTCTTCGGGCACCCCGAGGTGTACATCATCGCGCTGCCGTTCTTCGGGATCGTCACCGAGGTCATCCCGGTGTTCTCGCGCAAGCCGATCTTCGGCTACGTGGGGCTGGTCGGGGCGACCATCGCCATCGCGGGGCTGTCGATGACCGTGTGGGCGCACCACATGTTCCCCACCGGTCAGGTGCTGCTGCCGTTCTTCTCGTTCATGACGTTCCTCATCGCCGTGCCGACCGGGGTGAAGTTCTTCAACTGGATCGGCACCATGTGGCGGGGGCACCTGACCTTCGAGACGCCCATGCTGTTCTCCGTCGGGTTCCTGGTGACGTTCCTGCTCGGCGGGCTGACCGGCGTCGTCCTGGCCTCGCCGCCGCTCGACTTCCACATCACCGACACCTACTTCGTGGTGGCCCACTTCCACTACGTGGTCTTCGGCACGGTCGTGTTCGCCATGTTCTCCGGCTTCTACTTCTGGTGGCCGAAGATGACCGGGCGGATGCTGGACGACCGGCTCGGCAAGGTGCACTTCTGGATGCTGTTCGTCGGCTTCCACACCACGTTCCTGGTGCAGCACTGGCTGGGCGTGGCCGGGTTCCCGCGCCGCTACGCCGACTACGGCGCGGCCGACGGGTTCACCGCGCTCAACCAGCTCTCCTCGATCGGCGCGTTCCTGCTGGGCCTGTCGACGCTGCCGTTCCTCTACAACGTGTGGAAGACGGCCCGGCACGCGCCGCGGGTGACCGTGGACGACCCCTGGGGGTTCGGCAACTCGCTGGAGTGGGCCACCTCCTGCCCGCCGCCCCGGCACAACTTCACCTTCATCCCGACCATCCGCTCCGAGCGGCCCGCGTTCGACCTGCACCATCCCCGGGCCGTGGAGCAACAGCGGCGAGCCGTCGAAGCCGGTCAGCGCGAGAAACAGCCATGA